One genomic segment of Synchiropus splendidus isolate RoL2022-P1 chromosome 16, RoL_Sspl_1.0, whole genome shotgun sequence includes these proteins:
- the LOC128747175 gene encoding uncharacterized protein LOC128747175 isoform X2 produces MASKKKQQAMVFERIGSNSPSVASEAWSSLTPTALKPRNTSKGSDGTGCRRSDVFGRSNMHPTKEMPEKSGRQLSTKHDVHPKNQSDNLSPDCCRRGIKVTLDNNNMWNQFFRCKTEMIVTKEGSRMFPSCRFRVSGLQPSKNYVFVMDIRPADDHRYKWDGTSWIADGKAERHVKSRPFFHHESPAVGQHWMQNPVSFYQMKLTSNILDRDEKTVLHPAQRYLPRLHVIQTDKATKDLDLKGPNVVTFAFPQMEFMAVTAYQNKQFVKLKVDYNPFAKGLKDDGGNLLGHRQKVNAGTDLSKDGGHSTKEQYPMKKSLKSLLANHKPRSSKPADPSLTPEVLEKSVNRPGVESSPRSSSGGTPPAQKLFSDLIREAHVALKRCDVDQLCVSEKARAPSVQISCDQAKQRNIKESARQSSRERSTMEAVETSTAKKKVKEIRRASNLHKHEDRLQVSEAPVQNSSKLQEQSEASAKPLKRPAPLPLPALARFLKQHSLQSKKAKNQAEPPPTNAAPKSAFQLSCPQARTIPHKDSHTDTTKVQFGESARTDPDQNSIGGGQARTSNYQCSSMEKDMSSSDRSTSALQRSSRHGSPVLAQSDRLCGNFESTLCPTPSGSGTLSGPGESLLPSVCLPHLPPEAVSTTLPSKPYMPLPDPNCSFMFEPLSPASSPEPLPALPVSLALALDPNSPEQVAKRPHSGEMLAREDSVFKWHTLLPPSETPFIDVSYPTFQPSLQQLPLPMTLHNTPPASQPIYPPHSSIPSFQDNEQSLPFPAELSPLALPLALSPTFSSLDGEGLSPTPSIADLVQFFSNTDELGMGVEFPPTEEAPPSCLPPISVESTATEVQQQVKVAAKTCKTKKKSRSRKLDKPSVDDELHESDTTMRPNMEEVEEQLFISFTSKEALKLHIPGSPEDPEPVAEDDIRTDNLPQVEVQPPLWAEVQSQPVSPKPEAHSQLQALTNDSPQPQKTELESEIQPGPTNEAQLPLQTEGSPQPPSQTEALLSTEAGQPLQNEALPEPLIERPTERRPPKGPRRSKFKQVPVERETVAEVEGHQEDDQTIIAAEKILLRDVKLMRHRQIIHPVLQEVGLKMNLLDPTLTIDLQYLGVRLPIPPPGVPLQPPTQEEPLKQSVSPVFVSRTGKASDVTQIKGWREKFTPSEPSAFPEADKPEAPPVTPETTKKNLSAFCSDMLDEYLENEGKLIDQRAASFSDNLVEAPPFQLPLNNSLSRPLNTPLSSSSSLISGFVPPSKRPKLPTREPKISRKGERKQKILKKKSNPNPPDVGPTETSPSVRTNSPSPEVPLPFTEPVKEKTTTTPELLRRKKRFKPKSSTQSLDLPRPSADMAPLESDTELDPPDQSSESPVMTRALLKQRDLEDGVMWEGRQRTCVTLERAGIALTSLFTLSGFVSENPTAPILLPRRQTPSCLNDFCRLGCICSSLARNPRSSHCGRPECMFGCSCLKQKVVLLKHLDSSDSGSSHHSRGHRRRRHKKRMKMAYVLKDADSAAHPAERIRTLWKRHNPDSDPDPIFIPKSPLRHKVPQTLCHSKGPKMCDNQKTQVQALNGSCARVRVFRGKKMLVRTKGGSSSSDRPTKPMMKKPTKKKKGKRMGMKVSAAAIQAAGSEDASSSRAGPTQSPGAKPKFTKLSELLKNLTIMAECTWDNMAERNTVIMTLCKLLAQGRLDKPMWIHNYMIRPFTYTVKEDGEEPQVQYRVYISKPPAGRKTKSESTVNEEPLVQDKSASPVEEEIPEVKTDPVEDWQRALDSEIDENEAESVEDWQREVESDEADNVDKDEPVQQIMTKDLALPFLSRVSPAGFLSASLKQPNNSDVVQVNGKFYPLAKIQLGMMGALHPANRLAAYLTGRVGVAKRPPSSSSSVESAQATSTPPVESAPTTSTPPVESASATATPPVESAPVTSTPPVESAPATSTPPVNFASTTNSSEPPQTSSSVLKIQVQHPAAPAVSPSLLSSMVVQSSAQLIPLPLVPAPPSQKIMLKMVMTKTGEKLFRRPDGKLVRLVPVSQLKKTDVEAQKGVSAASALPCTVPAPSAPQQPSSAPVLPVNCGLSGLKNFIASQNLVMLHSTSNQVNQNGACATIKVLPQPSKQSHLFLRLNPIPSAKTASTPPIQPAGPAVVPLTASKVKEVEVTPASVSEPPPAAVVTLTPPAVQTPAAAQNPAPTSSPTGSHRVCTQNEQEVKKVEVNTEEHSSDGEMEDSSASDEGNSDEEKVLKDEHRRDHNQKERWRRGELVKLFKDLRKVMGLKTPLSQLSILDKATTEIQNLAATELDLLIKKRSLSKRRDSLLSTIAPSSGGSSPSQQLVNSNDEADTKSPEETWDEDECAALEILRSLLRQTHTSDLQLLDLVRQEISDQQDLMRRLRGVKKRLKQQRESLVRQISEHTGQSPEMIQSKPLSSKPSEVEMIERSSPSTSAPPLPAALCNNPLPDIQVAPRITSPAPAPQQVTSLACQDAAEQKRRTHPIILRRSRQKATVLKQKRAEAPMMPGATLVPLPVVEAPDRPAESYPADVTTLLHELSFLNQTSARLLPQKPSTPDKATSLPQDPANNQTTPPEDTQGDLNGHLETQQRVESVTENLKGSVLAPPPLLQMRVDAPKKTEPAVASSQHSEEGVAWRPMPRLVPLGLKGAPPT; encoded by the exons ATGGCTTCTAAAAAGAAGCAGCAAGCTATGGTGTTTGAACGGATTGGATCCAACAGCCCCTCAGTGGCGTCAGAGGCCTGGAGCTCACTGACGCCAACTGCCCTGAAACCCAGGAACACAAGTAAGGGCAGCGATGGCACGGGCTGCAGACGGTCGGATGTGTTCGGACGATCCAACATGCATCCAACAAAGGAAATGCCTGAGAAGTCTGGTCGACAACTTTCTACCAAACATGATGTACATCCCAAAAATCAATCAGACAACCTGTCGCCAGACTGCTGCCGTCGAGGAATCAAAGTCACTTTGGACAATAACAACATGTGGAACCAGTTTTTTAGATGCAAAACAGAGATGATTGTGACTAAAGAAGGAAGCAGGATGTTTCCATCCTGTCGTTTTCGGGTTTCTGGCCTACAACCATCCAAAAATTACGTCTTTGTGATGGACATTCGGCCAGCTGACGACCATCGGTACAAGTGGGACGGTACCAGTTGGATAGCCGATGGAAAAGCAGAGCGACACGTGAAGAGCCGGCCCTTTTTCCATCACGAGTCCCCGGCAGTGGGCCAGCACTGGATGCAGAACCCAGTCTCTTTTTACCAGATGAAGCTCACAAGCAACATTTTAGACCGAGACGAGAAGACTGTACTTCATCCGGCTCAGCGCTACCTCCCTCGTCTTCATGTGATTCAAACTGACAAGGCTACTAAAGACTTGGATCTGAAAGGTCCCAATGTGGTCACCTTTGCTTTCCCGCAGATGGAGTTCATGGCGGTCACCGCGTACCAGAACAAGCAGTTTGTAAAGCTGAAGGTGGACTACAACCCTTTTGCTAAAGGTCTGAAAGACGACGGTGGGAACCTATTGGGCCACCGACAGAAAGTTAATGCAGGCACAGACTTGAGCAAAGATGGAGGCCACTCAACTAAGGAGCAATATCCTATGAAGAAGAGCCTAAAGTCTTTGCTAGCAAACCACAAACCTCGCAGCTCGAAACCTGCAGATCCTTCATTGACACCAGAAGTCCTGGAAAAGTCTGTTAACAGACCAGGGGTGGAGAGCTCTCCCAGAAGTTCCAG CGGTGGTACTCCTCCAGCACAAAAGCTCTTCTCTGACTTGATCCGGGAGGCTCATGTGGCATTGAAGCGCTGTGATGTGGACCAGTTGTGTGTCTCTGAGAAAGCCAGAGCACCCTCAGTGCAGATCAGTTGTGACCAAGCCAAGCAAAGGAATATCAAAGAATCGGCTCGGCAATCGTCTCGTGAGCGATCAACTATGGAAGCTGTGGAGACCAGCACAGCTAAAAAGAAAGTAAAGGAGATCAGGCGAGCTTCGAACTTGCACAAACACGAGGACAGGTTGCAAGTCAGTGAAGCACCTGTTCAAAATTCATCCAAACTCCAGGAACAGTCTGAGGCCAGTGCAAAGCCACTCAAGCGCCCTGCACCGCTACCTCTGCCGGCCCTTGCTCGCTTTCTCAAACAGCATTCACTACAGTCCAAGAAGGCAAAAAACCAAGCGGAGCCTCCTCCTACCAACGCAGCTCCTAAATCTGCATTTCAACTTTCTTGTCCCCAGGCCAGAACCATTCCGCACAAAGACTCGCATACTGACACTACAAAAGTTCAATTTGGGGAGTCTGCTCGTACAGATCCTGATCAGAATTCTATTGGTGGTGGACAAGCAAGGACATCAAACTATCAGTGTTCCAGTATGGAGAAGGACATGTCCAGCTCTGATCGCTCTACCTCAGCTCTGCAGAGATCCAGCCGACATGGTTCTCCAGTGTTAGCTCAGTCAGATCGACTGTGCGGTAACTTTGAGTCAACATTATGTCCAACTCCATCTGGTTCTGGCACCTTGTCTGGACCTGGGGAGTCATTGCTACCCAGTGTGTGCCTTCCACACTTGCCACCCGAGGCAGTGTCCACCACGCTACCCTCTAAACCCTACATGCCTCTCCCTGATCCCAACTGTTCTTTCATGTTTGAGCCTTTGTCCCCAGCAAGTTCTCCTGAGCCGCTGCCAGCGTTACCGGTCTCTTTGGCTCTGGCCTTGGATCCTAACTCCCCTGAGCAAGTGGCAAAGAGGCCTCACTCTGGTGAGATGCTGGCGCGTGAGGACTCTGTGTTTAAATGGCACACACTGCTGCCTCCCtcggagaccccgttcattgaTGTGTCGTACCCAACATTTCAGCCATCTCTTCAACAGCTTCCACTCCCGATGACATTGCACAACACACCACCTGCCTCACAGCCAATTTATCCTCCTCACAGTTCGATCCCATCATTTCAAGACAACGAGCAGTCGCTCCCTTTTCCGGCAGAACTTTCTCCACTCGCTCTTCCGCTGGCTTTGTCCCCAACCTTCTCCTCTCTGGATGGAGAAGGGCTGTCACCCACTCCCTCCATTGCCGACCTTGTCCAGTTTTTCTCCAACACTGATGAACTGGGGATGGGAGTGGAGTTCCCTCCCACTGAGGAAGCTCCTCCTTCATGCCTGCCCCCTATATCTGTTGAGAGCACTGCAACTGAGGTGCAACAGCAGGTGAAAGTTGCCGCCAAAACTTgtaagacaaaaaagaaaagccgCTCACGAAAACTGGACAAGCCCAGTGTGGATGATGAGCTGCATGAGTCCGACACCACCATGAGACCAAACATGGAGGAAGTAGAGGAGCAGCTATTTATCTCCTTTACGTCAAAG gagGCTCTCAAGCTTCACATACCAGGTTCCCCGGAAGACCCCGAACCAGTTGCTGAAGATGATATTAGGACTGATAATCTACCACAGGTGGAAGTTCAACCACCACTGTGGGCTGAAGTTCAATCTCAGCCAGTGTCACCTAAACCAGAGGCCCACAGTCAATTACAAGCGCTGACCAATGACTCACCACAACCTCAGAAAACAGAGCTGGAGTCTGAGATCCAACCAGGACCAACAAATGAGGCTCAGCTACCTTTGCAGACTGAAGGTTCACCACAACCACCAAGTCAGACTGAGGCGCTGCTGTCCACCGAGGCCGGACAACCACTGCAGAACGAAGCTCTTCCTGAGCCCTTAATTGAGCGTCCAACAGAAAGGAGGCCACCCAAGGGTCCACGAAGATCTAAGTTTAAGCAAGTTCCGGTCGAGAGAGAAACTG TTGCAGAAGTGGAAGGACACCAGGAGGACGACCAGACCATCATAGCTGCAGAGAAGATACTTCTGAGGGATGTGAAGCTGATGAGGCACAGACAGATCATCCACCCAGTCCTACAGGAGG TGGGACTCAAGATGAATCTGCTGGACCCGACTCTGACCATTGACCTGCAGTACCTCGGCGTCCGTCTGCCCATCCCCCCACCTGGTGTCCCCCTGCAACCACCTACCCAGGAGGAGCCTCTAAAGCAGA GTGTTTCTCCTGTGTTTGTATCCAGGACTGGTAAAGCATCAGATGTGACTCAGATCAAGGGCTGGAGAGAGAAGTTCACTCCATCAGAGCCTTCGGCATTTCCTGAAGCCGACAAGCCTGAAG CACCTCCCGTCACACCGGAGACCACCAAGAAGAACTTGTCTGCCTTCTGCAGTGACATGTTGGACGAGTACTTGGAGAACGAGGGCAAACTGATCGACCAGCGTGCCGCCAGCTTCTCTGACAACCTGGTGGAGGCGCCACCGTTCCAGTTGCCACTCAACAACAGCCTCAGTCGGCCGCTCAACACCCCCCTGAGCTCAAGTTCCTCACTCATATCTGGCTTTGTGCCTCCCTCCAAAAGACCCAAACTTCCCACCAGAGAACCCAAAATTTCCCGCAAaggagagaggaaacagaagatCTTAAAGAAGAAGTCCAATCCTAATCCCCCTGATGTAGGCCCTACTGAGACCAGTCCATCAGTTCGAACCAATAGCCCCTCACCAGAAGTTCCCCTTCCCTTCACTGAACCTGTAAAAGAGAAGACCACTACCACTCCTGAACTTctcaggaggaagaaaagatTCAAGCCCAAAAGCTCCACTCAGTCATTGGATCTTCCCCGGCCCAGCGCCGACATGGCACCGCTGGAATCTGACACGGAGCTGGACCCTCCGGACCAATCCAGTGAGTCGCCAGTGATGACGCGAGCACTGCTAAAACAGAGAGACCTGGAGGACGGGGTTATGTGGGAGGGTCGACAGCGCACTTGCGTGACTCTGGAGCGGGCCGGTATTGCCCTGACGTCGCTCTTCACGCTGTCG GGCTTTGTCAGCGAGAATCCCACCGCTCCCATCCTGCTGCCCCGCAGACAGACACCGTCTTGCTTGAACGACTTCTGCCGACTTGGCTGCATCTGCTCCAGTCTGGCACGGAACCCTCGCAGCAGCCACTGCGGCCGACCCGAATGCATGTTTGGCTGCAGTTGCCTGAAGCAGAAGGTGGTTCTGCTCAAGCACCTGGACAGCTCAGACTCTGGGTCGTCGCACCACAGCCGGGGCCACAGAAGGAGGAGGCAcaagaagaggatgaagatggcgTATG TTCTGAAGGATGCAGACAGTGCTGCCCACCCAGCGGAGCGGATTAGGACCTTGTGGAAGAGACACAACCCGGACTCCGATCCAGATCCTATCTTCATCCCTAAATCTCCGTTGCGCCACAAGGTACCACAGACGTTGTGCCACAGCAAAGGGCCGAAAATGTGTGACAATCAGAAGACGCAGGTACAAGCCCTCAACGGCAGCTGCGCCAGAGTACGAGTCTTCCGGGGAAAGAAGATGCTAGTCAGAACAAAG GGTGGCAGCAGCTCATCGGACCGTCCAACCAAACCCATGATGAAGAAACCCACCAAGAAAAAGAAAGGGAAGAGAATG GGGATGAAGGTGAGTGCTGCTGCGATCCAAGCTGCCGGATCAGAGGATGCTTCGAGTAGTCGTGCTG GGCCGACCCAGAGTCCAGGTGCAAAGCCAAAGTTCACTAAACTGTCGGAGCTGCTAAAAAACCTGACCATCATGGCTGAGTGTACGTGGGACAACATGGCGGAGCGGAACACTGTTATCATGACGCTGTGCAAGCTTCTGGCCCAGGGTCGGCTGGACAAGCCTATGTGGATCCACAACTACATGATTCGACCTTTCACATACACCGTGAAGGAGGATGGGGAAGAGCCGCAGGTTCAGTACCGCGTGTACATTTCCAAACCACCGGCAGGGAGGAAGACCAAATCTGAGAGCACTGTCAATGAAGAGCCACTG GTCCAGGACAAGAGTGCCAGTCCAGTGGAGGAGGAAATACCAGAAGTGAAGACAGATCCTGTGGAGGACTGGCAGCGAGCTCTGGACTCTGAGATAGATGAGAATGAAGCAGAGTCTGTGGAGGACTGGCAGCGGGAGGTGGAGTCGGATGAAGCGGATAATGTGGACAAAGATGAGCCCGTCCAGCAGATAATGACAAAAGACCTGGCGCTGCCCTTCCTGTCCAGGGTCTCACCTGCTGGCTTCCTCTCTGCCAGTTTGAAGCAGCCGAACAACAGCGACGTGGTCCAG GTGAATGGGAAGTTCTATCCTCTGGCCAAGATCCAGTTGGGGATGATGGGTGCACTGCACCCTGCCAACCGCCTGGCTGCCTACCTAACCGGGCGCGTGGGTGTTGCCAAGAGACCGCCCAGTTCTTCGTCATCTGTGGAATCCGCTCAGGCCACCTCAACACCTCCCGTGGAGTCTGCTCCGACCACCTCGACACCTCCTGTGGAGTCTGCTTCGGCCACCGCAACACCTCCTGTGGAGTCTGCTCCGGTCACCTCGACACCTCCTGTGGAGTCTGCTCCGGCCACCTCAACACCTCCTGTAAACTTTGCTTCCACTACCAATTCCTCTGAACCCCCACAGACCTCGTCCTCTGTACTCAAGATCCAGGTCCAgcatccagcagcacctg CGGTCTCCCCAAGCTTGCTGTCCTCTATGGTGGTCCAATCCAGTGCCCAGCTGATCCCGCTGCCCTTAGTCCCGGCTCCTCCCAGCCAGAAGATAATGCTGAAGATGGTCATGACCAAAACTGGCGAGAAGCTATTTCGCAGACCAGACGGGAAGCTGGTCAGACTGGTTCCGGTCTCCCAGTTGAAGAAGACCGACGTGGAAGCCCAAAAAG GTGTCTCCGCTGCTTCGGCCCTCCCCTGCACAGTGCCTGCACCATCTGCCCCTCAACAGCCGAGCTCAGCTCCTGTGCTGCCTGTCAACTGTGGTCTGTCTGGCCTAAAAAACTTTATCGCTTCCCAGAACCTGGTCATGCTCCACTCAACTTCCAACCAAGTGAACCAGAATGGAGCATGTGCTACCATTAAGGTCCTGCCCCAGCCGTCCAAACAGAGTCACCTGTTCCTTCGGCTCAACCCAATACCCTCTGCAAAAACTGCTAGCACACCCCCGATCCAACCGGCTGGTCCGGCTGTGGTCCCCCTCACAGCATCTAAAGTCAAAGAGGTTGAAGTCACTCCTGCCTCAGTTTCAGaacctccacctgctgctgtaGTAACTTTGACGCCGCCCGCAGTACAGACCCCAGCAGCAGCCCAAAATCCAGCACCGACTTCCTCACCCACAGGCTCCCACAGAGTCTGTACTCAGAATGAACAGGAAgtaaagaaggtggaggtcaATACAGAGGAACATTCgtcagatggagagatggaggactCGTCCGCAAGCGACGAGGGAAACTCAGACGAAGAAAAGGTCCTGAAAGATGAG CATCGACGTGATCACAACCAGAAGGAGAGGTGGCGCCGTGGAGAACTGGTGAAGTTATTCAAAGATCTGAGGAAGGTGATGGGCTTGAAGACCCCGTTATCCCAGCTCAGCATCCTTGACAAA gccaCTACAGAGATCCAGAATCTGGCGGCGACTGAGCTCGACCTCCTCATAAAGAAGAGAAGCCTCAGCAAAAGGAGAGACAGCCTCCTCAGCACCATTGCTCCTTCCTCAG GTGGATCGAGCCCCTCACAACAGCTCGTGAACAGTAATGATGAGGCAGACACAAA GAGTCCGGAGGAGACCTGGGACGAGGACGAGTGTGCAGCTCTGGAGATCCTCCGAAGCCTCCTGCGCCAGACCCACACTTCTGACCTCCAGCTGCTAGACCTG GTGCGTCAGGAGATCAGTGATCAGCAGGACCTGATGAGAAGGCTGAGGGGCGTGAAGAAGCGTCTGAAGCAACAGCGAGAATCTTTGGTGCGACAGATATCTGAGCACACAG GTCAGAGCCCTGAGATGATCCAGTCCAAGCCTCTGTCGTCCAAACCGAGTGAGGTGGAGATGATTGAAAGGTCCTCCCCTTCTACATCCGCCCCCcctctccctgctgctctgtGTAACAACCCGCTCCCAGATATCCAGGTAGCTCCACGCATCACCAGCCCCGCCCCAGCACCTCAGCAGGTAACTTCTTTAGCCTGCCAAGATGCAGCTGAGCAAAAGCGGAGGACCCATCCCATCATCCTGCGTCGTTCTCGACAGAAGGCCACGGTCTTGAAACAGAAACGAGCTGAGGCGCCAATGATGCCAG GCGCCACCTTGGTACCTCTCCCTGTGGTAGAGGCCCCAGACCGGCCAGCAGAATCTTATCCTGCTGATGTCACAACACTCCTCCATGAGCTCTCCTTCCTCAACCAGACATCTGCTCGGTTGTTACCACAGAAACCGAGCACCCCGGACAAAGCCACCTCTCTCCCGCAAGACCCCGCCAATAATCAAACGACTCCCCCCGAGGACACTCAGGGGGATCTCAATGGTCACCTGGAGACTCAGCAGCGAGTTGAGTCGGTGACTGAGAACCTAAAGGGGAGTGTCCTTGCCCCACCTCCCCTGCTGCAGATGAGGGTGGATGCCCCCAAGAAGACAGAGCCAGCTGTGGCATCCAGCCAGCACTCAGAGGAAGGTGTGGCCTGGAGGCCTATGCCGAGACTGGTTCCCTTGGGACTGAAAGGAGCTCCGCCcacctga